From Streptomyces sp. NBC_00775, one genomic window encodes:
- the galE gene encoding UDP-glucose 4-epimerase GalE — translation MTWLITGGAGYIGAHVARAMAEAGERVVALDDLSSGVPKRLPESIPLVQGSSLDGDLLKRVFAEHAVTGVVHLAARKQVGESVAQPTRYYQENVGGLATLLEAAAGAGVKRFVFSSSAAVYGNPDVDLITEDTPCAPMSPYGETKLAGEWLVRAAGRAHGIATVCLRYFNVAGAATPELADTGVFNVIPMVFDRLTRDEAPRIFGDDYPTPDGTCVRDYIHVADLAEAHLAAARRLADGATGDLTVNIGRGEGVSVRELITLIGEVSGDTREPLVEPRRPGDAPRAVASAELAARELGWSARRGVREMVGSAWEGWRLHRPRTQD, via the coding sequence ATGACATGGCTGATCACAGGCGGAGCCGGATACATCGGGGCCCACGTGGCGCGGGCGATGGCGGAGGCCGGGGAGCGCGTCGTCGCCCTCGACGACCTCTCGTCAGGGGTGCCGAAGCGGCTTCCGGAGAGCATTCCCCTCGTGCAGGGCTCGTCACTGGACGGAGATCTGCTGAAGCGGGTCTTCGCGGAGCACGCGGTGACGGGTGTGGTGCACCTCGCCGCACGCAAGCAGGTCGGCGAGTCCGTGGCCCAGCCGACGCGCTACTACCAGGAGAACGTGGGCGGGCTCGCGACGCTCCTGGAGGCGGCCGCCGGGGCGGGCGTCAAGCGGTTCGTCTTCTCCTCGTCGGCGGCCGTCTACGGCAACCCTGATGTGGACCTCATCACGGAGGACACCCCCTGCGCCCCGATGAGCCCGTACGGCGAGACGAAGCTCGCCGGGGAGTGGCTGGTGCGGGCGGCGGGCCGGGCGCACGGCATCGCGACCGTGTGCCTGCGCTACTTCAACGTGGCGGGCGCGGCCACGCCCGAGCTCGCCGACACCGGGGTGTTCAACGTGATCCCGATGGTCTTCGACCGCCTCACGCGCGACGAGGCCCCGCGGATCTTCGGCGACGACTATCCGACGCCGGACGGCACCTGCGTCCGTGACTACATCCACGTCGCCGACCTCGCCGAGGCGCATCTCGCGGCGGCCCGGCGGCTGGCCGACGGCGCGACGGGCGATCTGACGGTGAACATCGGCCGCGGCGAAGGCGTTTCGGTCCGCGAACTCATCACCCTCATCGGCGAGGTCAGCGGGGACACCCGGGAGCCGCTCGTCGAACCGCGCCGCCCCGGCGACGCCCCGCGCGCGGTCGCCTCGGCCGAGCTGGCCGCGCGGGAGCTCGGCTGGAGCGCGCGGCGCGGGGTGCGCGAGATGGTCGGGTCGGCGTGGGAGGGCTGGCGGCTGCACCGCCCCCGGACACAGGATTAG
- a CDS encoding ABC transporter ATP-binding protein — MAEQRTDSHIPTVIADELHIVYRVNGAKTGKGSATAALSRIIKRGESPGVRKVHAVRGVSFTAYRGEAIGLIGSNGSGKSTLLRAIAGLLPAEKGKVYTDGQPSLLGVNAALMNDLTGERNVILGGLAMGMTREQIKERYQEIVDFSGINEKGDFITLPMRTYSSGMAARLRFSIAAAKDHDVLMIDEALATGDRSFQKRSEARIRELRKSAGTVFLVSHNNKSIRDTCDRVLWLERGELRMDGPTEEVLKEYEKFTGK, encoded by the coding sequence GTGGCTGAGCAGAGGACCGACTCCCACATCCCCACCGTCATCGCGGACGAGCTGCACATCGTCTACCGCGTCAACGGCGCCAAGACCGGCAAGGGCAGCGCGACCGCCGCCCTCAGCCGCATCATCAAGCGCGGCGAGTCGCCCGGCGTACGCAAGGTGCACGCCGTCCGGGGCGTCTCCTTCACCGCGTACCGCGGCGAGGCCATCGGCCTGATCGGCTCGAACGGCTCCGGCAAGTCCACGCTCCTGCGTGCCATCGCCGGCCTGCTCCCCGCCGAGAAGGGCAAGGTCTACACCGACGGCCAGCCCTCGCTGCTCGGCGTGAACGCGGCCCTGATGAACGATCTGACGGGCGAGCGGAACGTCATATTGGGCGGGCTCGCGATGGGTATGACCCGCGAGCAGATCAAGGAGCGCTACCAGGAGATCGTCGACTTCTCCGGCATCAACGAGAAGGGCGACTTCATCACCCTCCCGATGCGCACCTACTCGTCCGGCATGGCGGCCCGCCTGCGCTTCTCCATCGCGGCCGCCAAGGACCACGACGTCCTGATGATCGACGAGGCCCTCGCCACCGGCGACCGCTCCTTCCAGAAGCGCTCCGAGGCCCGCATCCGCGAGCTGCGCAAGAGCGCGGGCACGGTGTTTCTGGTCAGTCACAACAACAAGTCGATCCGCGACACCTGCGACCGCGTGCTCTGGCTGGAGCGCGGTGAGCTGCGCATGGACGGCCCGACCGAAGAGGTCCTCAAGGAGTACGAGAAGTTCACGGGCAAGTAG
- a CDS encoding CDP-alcohol phosphatidyltransferase family protein — translation MPRPSVAELRPVVHPPGVKDRRSGEHWMGRLYMREVSLRVDRYLVNTRVSPNQLTYLMTVFGVLAAPALLVPGIAGAVLGVVCVQLYLLLDCVDGEIARWRQQFSLSGVYLDRVGAYLTDAAVLVGFGLRAADLWGSGRIDWLWAFLGTLAALGAILIKAETDLVGVARHQGGLPPVKEAASEPRSSGMALARKAAAALKFHRLVLGIEASLLILVLAILDQVRGDLFFTRLGVAVLAAIALLQTLLHLVSILVSSRLK, via the coding sequence ATGCCAAGGCCATCGGTAGCTGAACTCCGCCCCGTCGTTCACCCCCCGGGGGTGAAGGACCGGCGCAGCGGTGAGCACTGGATGGGACGCCTCTACATGCGTGAGGTGTCCCTGCGGGTCGACCGCTACCTGGTGAACACCAGGGTTTCGCCCAACCAGCTCACGTACCTGATGACCGTCTTCGGCGTGCTCGCGGCCCCGGCCCTGCTGGTGCCGGGGATCGCGGGCGCCGTGCTCGGCGTGGTGTGCGTCCAGCTGTATCTGCTGCTGGACTGCGTCGACGGCGAGATCGCCCGCTGGAGGCAGCAGTTCTCGCTCAGCGGCGTCTACCTGGACCGGGTCGGCGCCTATCTGACCGACGCGGCGGTGCTCGTCGGCTTCGGCCTGCGCGCCGCCGATCTGTGGGGCTCCGGGCGGATCGACTGGCTCTGGGCCTTCCTCGGCACGCTGGCGGCCCTCGGCGCGATCCTGATCAAGGCCGAGACCGACCTCGTCGGCGTCGCCCGCCACCAGGGCGGGCTGCCGCCGGTCAAGGAGGCGGCGTCCGAGCCGCGCTCGTCCGGCATGGCGCTGGCCCGCAAGGCCGCCGCGGCGCTGAAGTTCCACCGGCTGGTGCTCGGGATCGAGGCGTCCCTGCTGATCCTGGTCCTGGCGATCCTGGACCAGGTGCGCGGGGACCTGTTCTTCACCCGGCTCGGCGTCGCCGTACTGGCCGCCATCGCGCTCCTGCAGACCCTGCTGCACCTCGTGTCCATCCTCGTCTCCAGCAGGCTGAAGTGA
- a CDS encoding ABC transporter permease has protein sequence MSETTHDGGVAVSDRPSPDDGLSAADLATKYGLAVSGARPGLAEYVRQLWGRRHFILAFSQAKLTAQYSQAKLGQLWQVATPLLNAGVYYLIFGLILKANRGMSHDVYIPFLVTGVFVFTFTQSSIMAGVRAISGNLGLVRALHFPRASLPISFALQQLQQLLFSMIVLFVVAIGFGSYPSASWLLIVPVLVLQFLFNVGLSLIVARMGAKTPDLAQLMPFILRTWMYASGVMFSISTMLAGRPEWIARALQANPAAVYMDLMRYALIDGYGSSNLPPHVWAIAVFWAVVVALGGFVYFWKAEERYGRG, from the coding sequence GTGAGTGAGACAACGCATGACGGCGGAGTCGCGGTGAGCGACCGACCGTCGCCCGATGACGGGCTCTCCGCGGCCGACTTGGCCACCAAGTACGGGCTCGCGGTCAGCGGCGCCCGGCCCGGACTCGCCGAATACGTTCGTCAGCTGTGGGGGCGGCGGCACTTCATCCTCGCCTTCTCGCAGGCGAAGCTCACCGCCCAGTACAGCCAGGCCAAGCTGGGCCAGCTGTGGCAGGTGGCGACCCCGCTGCTCAACGCGGGCGTCTACTACCTGATCTTCGGCCTGATCCTGAAGGCCAACCGCGGTATGTCGCACGACGTGTACATCCCGTTCCTGGTGACGGGTGTCTTCGTCTTCACCTTCACACAGAGCTCGATCATGGCGGGCGTCCGTGCGATCTCCGGGAACCTGGGGCTGGTGCGCGCGCTGCACTTCCCGCGCGCCTCGCTGCCCATCTCCTTCGCGCTCCAGCAGCTCCAGCAGCTGCTCTTCTCGATGATCGTGCTGTTCGTCGTGGCGATCGGCTTCGGCAGCTACCCGAGCGCGTCCTGGCTGCTGATCGTGCCGGTGCTCGTGCTGCAGTTCCTCTTCAACGTGGGACTCTCGCTGATCGTGGCCCGGATGGGCGCCAAGACCCCGGACCTCGCCCAGCTGATGCCGTTCATCCTGCGGACCTGGATGTACGCGTCCGGCGTCATGTTCTCCATCAGCACCATGCTCGCCGGCCGCCCGGAGTGGATCGCCCGCGCACTGCAGGCGAACCCGGCCGCCGTCTACATGGACCTGATGCGCTACGCCCTCATCGACGGCTACGGCTCCTCCAACCTGCCCCCGCATGTGTGGGCCATCGCCGTCTTCTGGGCCGTGGTCGTCGCCCTCGGCGGGTTCGTGTACTTCTGGAAGGCAGAGGAGAGGTACGGCCGTGGCTGA
- a CDS encoding DUF5941 domain-containing protein translates to MSTAILTGQPVPGSSLEGDLRSLGFDVRLAADAGDAETLLAAVPLDQRVAVVDARFVGHPHALRLGLTDPRFAASALPGAISVQPEARKALTRAVARESSASGGLAVATDHLAERLTASLDADGVAVYRPELGTLVAAVPADPQERNEARQAVSAVDDEAVRLRSAVKARDGFFTTYCISPYSRYIARWCARRGLTPNQVTTASLITALIAAGCAATGTRAGFVAAGLLLMFSFVLDCVDGQIARYALQYSTLGAWLDATFDRAKEYAYYAGLALGAARGGDDVWALALGAMILQTCRHVVDFSFNEANHDATANTSPTAALSDKLDSVGWTVWVRRMIVLPIGERWAMIAVLTALTTPRITFYALIIGCAFAATYTTAGRVLRSLTRKARRTDRAAQALADLTDSGPLAELLTRFARRVPLRAPAVTALAGGAVVVLAAWLAPYGSWWPVLGAVFYVLLSPLAVVRPLKGALDWLVPPFFRAAEYLTVLVLAANADVNGALPAAFGLVAAVAYHHYDTVYRIRGNAGAPPHWLVRAIGGHEGRTLLVTVLAALLTAEQFKVALTVLAVAVALLVLVESIRFWVSSGAPAVHDEGEPA, encoded by the coding sequence CTGTCGACCGCCATCCTCACCGGCCAGCCGGTTCCCGGATCGTCGCTTGAGGGCGATCTGCGGTCGCTCGGCTTCGACGTACGGCTCGCCGCCGACGCCGGTGACGCCGAGACGCTCCTTGCCGCCGTCCCCCTGGACCAGCGGGTCGCCGTCGTCGACGCCCGCTTCGTGGGGCACCCGCACGCGCTGCGCCTCGGCCTCACGGACCCCCGGTTCGCGGCCTCCGCGCTGCCCGGAGCCATATCGGTGCAGCCCGAGGCCCGCAAGGCCCTGACCCGGGCCGTGGCCCGCGAGAGCTCCGCCTCCGGCGGCCTCGCCGTCGCCACGGACCACCTCGCCGAACGCCTCACCGCGTCGCTCGACGCGGACGGCGTCGCCGTGTACCGCCCCGAGCTCGGCACGCTGGTCGCGGCCGTACCGGCCGACCCGCAGGAGCGCAACGAGGCCCGGCAGGCCGTCTCGGCCGTGGACGACGAGGCCGTACGACTGCGCAGCGCCGTGAAGGCCCGCGACGGCTTCTTCACCACGTACTGCATCAGCCCGTACTCGCGCTACATCGCCCGCTGGTGCGCCCGCCGCGGCCTGACTCCGAACCAGGTCACCACCGCCTCACTGATCACCGCGCTGATCGCAGCGGGCTGCGCCGCCACCGGCACCCGCGCCGGGTTCGTCGCGGCCGGTCTGCTGCTCATGTTCTCCTTCGTCCTGGACTGCGTGGACGGTCAGATCGCCCGCTACGCCCTGCAGTACTCGACGCTCGGCGCCTGGCTGGACGCGACCTTCGACCGCGCCAAGGAGTACGCCTACTACGCGGGCCTCGCCCTCGGAGCGGCCCGTGGCGGCGACGACGTGTGGGCGCTCGCCCTCGGCGCGATGATCCTGCAGACCTGCCGGCATGTCGTCGACTTCTCCTTCAACGAGGCGAACCACGACGCCACCGCCAACACCAGCCCCACCGCGGCCCTCTCGGACAAGCTCGACAGCGTCGGCTGGACGGTCTGGGTGCGCCGGATGATAGTCCTGCCCATCGGCGAACGCTGGGCGATGATCGCCGTGCTCACGGCGCTGACCACCCCGCGCATCACCTTCTACGCGCTGATCATCGGCTGCGCCTTCGCGGCGACGTACACCACGGCGGGCCGCGTACTGCGCTCCCTGACCCGCAAGGCGCGACGCACGGACCGCGCGGCGCAGGCGCTGGCCGACCTCACGGACAGCGGACCGCTCGCCGAGCTGCTGACGCGCTTCGCGCGCCGCGTGCCCCTGCGGGCACCGGCGGTCACCGCGCTGGCCGGCGGCGCCGTCGTCGTCCTCGCGGCCTGGCTCGCCCCTTACGGCAGCTGGTGGCCCGTGCTGGGCGCCGTGTTCTACGTACTGCTGTCGCCGCTGGCCGTCGTCCGCCCCCTCAAGGGCGCCCTCGACTGGCTGGTCCCGCCGTTCTTCCGCGCGGCCGAATACCTCACCGTTCTGGTACTGGCGGCCAACGCCGACGTGAACGGAGCGCTTCCTGCGGCTTTCGGCCTGGTGGCCGCCGTCGCCTACCATCACTACGACACGGTGTACCGCATCCGCGGCAACGCCGGAGCCCCCCCGCACTGGCTGGTGCGGGCGATCGGCGGGCACGAAGGCAGGACGCTGCTGGTCACCGTCCTGGCCGCGCTGCTCACCGCCGAACAGTTCAAGGTCGCGCTCACGGTGCTCGCCGTGGCCGTGGCGCTGCTGGTGCTCGTCGAGAGCATCCGCTTCTGGGTGTCCTCCGGGGCGCCCGCCGTACACGATGAAGGAGAACCCGCATGA
- a CDS encoding ATP-binding protein, with translation MENLGRGSDPSPEGSGEMAPERRPPGPLPYEGVWRFTAPAIDASVPQARHAVRDLLVRQGVPVSDDLVQGLLLIVSELVTNAVRHAALLSPMLAVEVAVGAEWVRVSVEDNHPYRPTALEADHGQTGGRGLLLVREVTRESGGVCDVEHTASGGKVIWAALPLTPSVV, from the coding sequence ATGGAGAACCTCGGGCGGGGGTCCGACCCGAGCCCTGAAGGCAGCGGAGAGATGGCTCCCGAGCGGAGACCGCCGGGCCCGCTGCCGTACGAGGGGGTGTGGCGGTTCACCGCTCCCGCCATCGATGCCTCGGTGCCGCAGGCGCGGCACGCCGTCCGTGATCTGCTGGTCCGCCAGGGGGTGCCCGTCTCGGACGACCTCGTCCAGGGACTCCTGCTGATCGTCTCCGAACTCGTGACGAACGCGGTCCGGCACGCGGCCCTGCTGTCCCCGATGCTCGCCGTGGAGGTCGCCGTCGGCGCCGAGTGGGTGCGCGTCTCCGTGGAGGACAACCATCCCTACCGCCCGACCGCCCTGGAGGCCGACCACGGGCAGACCGGCGGCCGGGGCCTGCTGCTGGTCCGGGAGGTCACCAGGGAATCGGGCGGAGTGTGCGACGTCGAGCACACCGCGAGCGGCGGCAAGGTGATCTGGGCAGCCCTGCCGCTCACTCCGAGCGTCGTGTAG
- a CDS encoding cation diffusion facilitator family transporter yields the protein MGAGHDHGHAHGAPATGTATAAYRGRLRVALSITLTVMVVEIVGGLVADSLALIADAAHMATDALGLVMALLAIHFASRPPSETRTFGYARAEILAALANCLLLLVVGGYVMYEAIQRFVTPADTDGAQAIVFGLIGLVANTISLTLLMRGQKDSLNVRGAFLEVVADALGSVAVIIAAAVIMTTGWQAADPIASILISLMIVPRTWKLLQETLNVLLEAAPKNVDMAEVRAHILALPGVEDIHDLHAWTITSGMPVLSVHVVVSSDVLNAIGHEKMLHELQGCLGVHFDVEHCTFQLEPSGHAEHEAKLCH from the coding sequence ATGGGGGCTGGGCACGACCACGGGCATGCGCACGGCGCTCCCGCCACGGGTACGGCGACAGCGGCGTACCGCGGGAGGCTGCGCGTCGCGCTGTCGATCACGCTCACCGTCATGGTGGTCGAGATCGTCGGCGGTCTCGTCGCCGATTCGCTCGCGCTCATCGCCGACGCGGCACACATGGCGACGGACGCGCTGGGCCTGGTCATGGCGCTGCTGGCCATCCACTTCGCGAGCCGCCCGCCGAGCGAGACCCGCACGTTCGGGTACGCGCGGGCCGAGATCCTCGCCGCGCTCGCCAACTGCCTGCTGCTGCTCGTCGTCGGCGGGTACGTCATGTACGAGGCGATCCAGCGCTTCGTGACGCCCGCCGACACCGACGGCGCTCAGGCCATCGTGTTCGGTCTGATCGGCCTGGTCGCGAACACGATCTCGCTCACGCTGCTCATGCGCGGCCAGAAGGACAGCCTGAACGTGCGCGGCGCCTTCCTGGAGGTGGTGGCGGACGCGCTGGGTTCGGTGGCGGTCATCATCGCCGCGGCGGTGATCATGACCACCGGCTGGCAGGCCGCCGACCCGATCGCCTCGATCCTGATCAGCCTGATGATCGTCCCGCGCACCTGGAAGCTGCTCCAGGAGACGCTCAACGTGCTCCTGGAGGCCGCCCCCAAGAACGTCGACATGGCGGAGGTGCGCGCCCACATCCTGGCGCTGCCGGGCGTCGAGGACATCCACGACCTGCACGCCTGGACCATCACCTCCGGCATGCCCGTGCTCTCCGTGCATGTGGTCGTCAGTTCCGACGTCCTGAACGCGATCGGTCACGAGAAGATGCTCCACGAACTCCAGGGCTGCCTCGGCGTGCACTTCGACGTCGAGCACTGCACGTTCCAGCTGGAGCCGAGCGGGCACGCGGAGCACGAGGCGAAGCTGTGCCACTGA
- a CDS encoding iron-containing alcohol dehydrogenase family protein, whose protein sequence is MPVLTRLIPSPVVVDIRPGALDDLASVLSDQRISHSGKLAVAVSGGSGARLRERIAPALPGATWYEVGGGTLDDAIRLAGAIKAGHYDAVVGLGGGKIIDCAKFAAARVGLPLVAVPTNLAHDGLCSPVATLDNDAGRGSYGVPNPIAVVIDLDVIREAPVRFVRAGIGDAVSNISAIADWELANRVNGEKIDGLAAAMARQAGEAVLRHPGGIGDNAFLQVLAEALVLSGIAMSVSGDSRPSSGACHEINHAFDLLFPKRAASHGEQCGLGAAFAMYLRGAHEESAYMAEVLHRHGLPVLPEEIGFTVDEFVQVVEFAPQTRPGRYTILEHLDLKTNQIKDIYTDYAKAIGS, encoded by the coding sequence GTGCCTGTACTGACGAGGCTCATCCCCTCGCCGGTCGTCGTCGACATCCGGCCGGGTGCCCTGGACGACCTGGCGAGTGTGCTCTCCGACCAGCGGATCTCGCATTCGGGCAAGCTCGCCGTCGCGGTGAGCGGCGGCTCCGGCGCCAGGCTGCGCGAGCGGATCGCCCCTGCCCTGCCGGGCGCCACCTGGTACGAGGTCGGCGGCGGCACCCTCGACGACGCGATCCGGCTGGCCGGTGCCATAAAGGCCGGGCACTACGACGCGGTCGTGGGCCTGGGCGGCGGCAAGATCATCGACTGCGCGAAGTTCGCCGCGGCACGCGTCGGCCTCCCGCTGGTCGCCGTGCCCACGAACCTCGCGCACGACGGCCTCTGCTCGCCCGTCGCGACCCTCGACAACGACGCGGGCCGCGGTTCGTACGGTGTGCCGAACCCCATCGCGGTCGTCATCGACCTCGATGTGATCCGCGAGGCCCCCGTACGGTTCGTGCGCGCCGGCATCGGCGACGCCGTCTCCAACATCTCCGCGATCGCGGACTGGGAGCTGGCGAACCGCGTCAACGGCGAGAAGATCGACGGTCTCGCCGCCGCGATGGCCCGCCAGGCCGGTGAGGCCGTGCTGCGGCACCCGGGCGGCATCGGTGACAACGCCTTCCTCCAGGTGCTCGCCGAGGCGCTGGTCCTCAGCGGGATCGCCATGTCGGTGTCCGGTGACTCACGGCCCTCGTCCGGTGCCTGCCACGAGATCAACCACGCCTTCGACCTCCTCTTCCCCAAGCGCGCGGCGAGCCACGGCGAGCAGTGCGGTCTGGGCGCGGCCTTCGCGATGTATCTGCGGGGGGCACACGAGGAGTCGGCGTACATGGCCGAGGTGCTGCACCGGCACGGACTGCCGGTGCTGCCGGAGGAGATCGGCTTCACCGTGGACGAGTTCGTGCAGGTCGTGGAGTTCGCTCCGCAGACCCGGCCCGGCCGCTACACGATCCTCGAACACCTCGACCTGAAAACCAACCAGATCAAGGACATCTACACCGACTATGCCAAGGCCATCGGTAGCTGA
- a CDS encoding glycosyltransferase family 2 protein, which produces MSAAMKVGAVIITMGNRPEELRALLDSVAKQDGDRVEVVVVGNGSPVPDVPAGVRTVELPENLGIPGGRNVGIEAFGPGGTDVDVLLFLDDDGLLATHDTAELCRRAFTADPKLGIVSFRIADPDTGETQRRHVPRLRASDPMRSSRVTTFLGGANAVRTEVFAEVGGLPDEFFYAHEETDLAWRALDAGWMIDYRSDMVLYHPTTAPSRHAVYHRMVARNRVWLARRNLPAPLVPVYLGVWMLLTLLRRPSKPALKAWFGGFKEGWTTPCGPRRPMKWRTVWRLTRLGRPPVI; this is translated from the coding sequence GTGAGTGCCGCGATGAAGGTCGGCGCGGTGATCATCACCATGGGCAACCGACCCGAGGAACTCCGGGCCCTGCTGGACTCCGTCGCCAAGCAGGACGGCGACCGCGTCGAGGTGGTCGTGGTCGGCAACGGCTCGCCCGTCCCGGACGTCCCCGCCGGAGTGCGGACCGTCGAGCTGCCCGAGAACCTCGGCATACCCGGCGGCCGCAACGTCGGCATCGAGGCCTTCGGCCCCGGCGGCACCGACGTGGACGTCCTTCTCTTCCTGGACGACGACGGCCTCCTCGCCACGCACGACACCGCCGAGCTGTGCCGCCGGGCCTTCACGGCAGACCCGAAGCTCGGCATCGTCAGCTTCCGCATCGCCGACCCGGACACGGGCGAGACCCAGCGCCGTCACGTTCCGCGGCTGCGCGCCTCCGACCCGATGCGCTCCTCGCGGGTCACCACCTTCCTCGGCGGCGCCAACGCCGTCCGTACGGAGGTCTTCGCCGAGGTCGGCGGGCTCCCGGACGAGTTCTTCTACGCCCATGAGGAAACCGACCTCGCGTGGCGGGCCCTCGACGCGGGCTGGATGATCGACTACCGGTCCGACATGGTGCTGTACCACCCGACCACCGCGCCCTCGCGGCACGCGGTCTACCACCGCATGGTGGCCCGCAACCGCGTCTGGCTCGCGCGCCGAAACCTTCCGGCGCCGCTCGTTCCGGTCTACCTCGGTGTCTGGATGCTCCTGACGCTGCTGCGCCGCCCCTCGAAACCGGCGCTCAAGGCCTGGTTCGGCGGCTTCAAGGAGGGCTGGACCACTCCGTGCGGGCCCCGGCGTCCCATGAAGTGGCGTACGGTGTGGCGGCTGACTCGACTGGGCCGACCTCCTGTGATCTGA
- the idi gene encoding isopentenyl-diphosphate Delta-isomerase: MPITPATATHSSSNGTVEAILLELVDEDGNTIGTAEKLAAHQAPGQLHRAFSVFLFDERGRLLLQQRALGKYHSPGVWSNTCCGHPYPGEAPFAAAARRTYEELGVSPSLLAEAGTVRYNHPDPDSGLVEQEYNHLFVGMVQSPLGPDPDEVGSTAFVTAAELTERHAKDTFSSWFMTVLDAARPAIRELTGPSAGW; this comes from the coding sequence ATGCCGATCACACCTGCCACCGCGACGCACAGTTCGTCGAACGGCACCGTTGAAGCGATCTTGCTGGAGCTGGTCGACGAGGACGGCAATACGATCGGCACGGCGGAGAAGCTCGCCGCGCACCAGGCGCCGGGACAGTTGCACAGAGCGTTCTCGGTGTTCCTCTTCGACGAGCGCGGGCGGCTGCTGCTCCAGCAGCGCGCCCTCGGCAAGTACCACTCCCCCGGGGTCTGGTCGAACACCTGCTGCGGCCACCCCTACCCGGGCGAGGCACCCTTCGCGGCGGCGGCCCGGCGGACGTACGAGGAGCTCGGGGTCTCCCCGTCGCTGCTCGCCGAGGCGGGGACGGTCCGCTACAACCACCCGGACCCGGACTCGGGCCTGGTGGAGCAGGAGTACAACCACCTCTTCGTCGGGATGGTGCAGTCGCCGCTCGGCCCCGACCCTGACGAGGTCGGCTCGACGGCCTTCGTAACCGCCGCCGAGCTGACGGAGCGGCACGCGAAGGACACCTTCTCTTCGTGGTTCATGACCGTGCTGGACGCGGCCCGTCCGGCGATCAGGGAGCTGACGGGTCCGTCCGCGGGCTGGTAG
- a CDS encoding phosphocholine cytidylyltransferase family protein — protein MIGLVLAAGAGRRLRPYTDSLPKALVPVGPAGIEDSITVLDLTLGNFAEIGLTEVGIIVGYRKEAVYDRKAALEEKYGLKITLIDNDKAEEWNNAYSLWCGRDALKDGVILANGDTVHPVSVEKTLLAARGDGKKIILALDTVKNLADEEMKVVVDPAKGVQKITKLMEPSEATGEYIGVTLIEGDAAADLTDALKTVWETDPQQFYEHGYQELVNRGFRIDVAPIGDVKWVEIDNHDDLAKGREIACLY, from the coding sequence ATGATCGGCCTCGTGCTGGCGGCCGGCGCCGGACGGCGTCTGCGTCCCTACACCGACAGCCTCCCCAAGGCTCTCGTGCCGGTGGGGCCCGCGGGCATAGAGGACAGCATCACGGTCCTGGACCTGACCCTCGGCAACTTCGCCGAGATCGGTCTGACCGAGGTCGGCATCATCGTGGGCTACCGCAAGGAAGCCGTGTACGACCGCAAGGCGGCCCTTGAGGAGAAGTACGGCCTCAAGATCACCCTCATCGACAACGACAAGGCCGAGGAGTGGAACAACGCCTACTCCCTGTGGTGCGGCCGTGACGCCCTCAAGGACGGTGTGATCCTCGCCAATGGCGACACCGTGCACCCGGTCTCCGTCGAGAAGACGCTGCTCGCCGCCCGCGGCGACGGCAAGAAGATCATCCTCGCCCTCGATACGGTGAAGAACCTCGCGGACGAGGAGATGAAGGTCGTCGTGGACCCCGCCAAGGGCGTCCAGAAGATCACCAAGCTGATGGAGCCGTCCGAGGCCACCGGTGAGTACATCGGTGTCACCCTCATCGAGGGCGACGCCGCCGCCGACCTGACCGACGCTCTGAAGACGGTGTGGGAGACCGACCCGCAGCAGTTCTACGAGCACGGCTACCAGGAACTCGTCAACCGCGGCTTCCGGATCGATGTCGCGCCGATCGGTGACGTCAAGTGGGTCGAGATCGACAACCACGACGACCTCGCCAAGGGACGTGAGATCGCGTGCCTGTACTGA
- a CDS encoding GNAT family N-acetyltransferase codes for MTDNAEHITAWRTRRETSADRAEVYAVTAAAFERAAEADLVDALRADAGAWFPDLSYVAEAPDGTIAAYALITRCHVDGAPAAALAPVAVRPEQQRRGAGSAVVRAVLEAARARGERLVLVLGHPGYYPRFGFRPAAEYGIRPGFDVPSEHLMALVLSDSLSVAPGTIRYPAAFGV; via the coding sequence TTGACCGACAACGCTGAACACATCACTGCCTGGCGCACCCGCCGGGAGACCTCCGCCGATCGCGCCGAGGTGTACGCCGTGACCGCCGCCGCCTTCGAGAGGGCGGCGGAAGCCGATCTGGTCGACGCTCTGCGCGCCGATGCCGGGGCGTGGTTCCCGGACCTGTCGTACGTCGCCGAGGCGCCGGACGGCACGATCGCGGCGTACGCGCTGATCACCCGCTGCCATGTCGACGGCGCCCCCGCGGCCGCGCTGGCCCCCGTCGCCGTACGACCGGAGCAGCAGCGCCGGGGCGCGGGATCGGCCGTCGTACGCGCGGTGCTGGAGGCGGCACGCGCGCGTGGGGAGCGGCTGGTCCTCGTACTCGGGCATCCCGGGTACTACCCGAGGTTCGGATTCCGGCCCGCTGCGGAGTACGGCATCCGGCCCGGATTCGACGTGCCGTCCGAACATTTGATGGCCCTTGTCCTGAGCGATTCCCTGTCCGTGGCACCGGGCACGATCAGGTATCCGGCCGCTTTCGGCGTCTGA